In Nitrobacteraceae bacterium AZCC 1564, the following proteins share a genomic window:
- a CDS encoding outer membrane immunogenic protein (product_source=KO:K16079; cath_funfam=2.40.160.20; cleavage_site_network=SignalP-noTM; cog=COG3637; ko=KO:K16079; pfam=PF13505; smart=SM00869; superfamily=56925; tigrfam=TIGR03304): MRLRIASMIAVAAAVVSTSAVAADLPAKAPPYVPPAPVWNWSGFYIGGHIGAAFGGDNSFNSDVFGLVGSNNDAAFMGGGQVGADYQFGSNWVIGIEGQISGISNTDRTFSDGFGTLRDRNEWLASVTGRLGYTWGPGLLYAKGGVAFRDNSGLTMVSLGDPTFFVDRQDTGYTVGGGLEYMFSPNWSAKVEYQYFNFNTTDITTLGFATGTFLNFRDDFHTVKVGLNYRFNWGSPVLARY; encoded by the coding sequence ATGCGTCTGAGAATTGCAAGTATGATTGCGGTTGCTGCAGCGGTGGTTTCGACTTCTGCTGTCGCAGCTGATTTGCCTGCAAAGGCTCCGCCCTACGTTCCGCCGGCGCCAGTTTGGAATTGGAGCGGATTTTATATCGGTGGCCACATTGGTGCTGCGTTTGGGGGCGACAACAGTTTCAACAGTGATGTTTTTGGTCTTGTGGGCAGCAACAATGATGCCGCGTTCATGGGCGGTGGTCAGGTCGGTGCTGACTATCAGTTCGGGTCGAATTGGGTGATCGGTATCGAAGGCCAGATCAGTGGTATCTCGAATACTGATCGCACCTTCTCGGATGGGTTCGGCACTCTCAGGGATCGCAATGAGTGGCTTGCATCGGTGACTGGTCGTCTCGGCTATACTTGGGGACCGGGACTGCTCTACGCTAAGGGCGGTGTCGCCTTCCGTGATAACAGCGGGTTGACCATGGTCTCCCTCGGAGATCCGACATTCTTCGTCGATCGCCAAGACACCGGTTACACCGTCGGTGGTGGTCTCGAATACATGTTCTCGCCGAACTGGTCAGCGAAGGTTGAATATCAATACTTCAACTTCAACACGACCGATATTACGACTCTTGGATTTGCCACGGGTACTTTCCTCAACTTCCGGGACGATTTTCATACTGTGAAGGTCGGCCTTAACTATCGCTTTAACTGGGGAAGCCCGGTTTTGGCGAGATACTGA
- a CDS encoding hypothetical protein (product_source=Hypo-rule applied; cath_funfam=3.40.50.10490) → MTRSTQESIELKWKLLAAQAREQAQALPAGKERDELNKKARQLDTAAQMNLWLTSRGLQPPTGG, encoded by the coding sequence ATGACAAGATCGACACAGGAAAGCATCGAACTGAAGTGGAAATTGCTGGCGGCCCAGGCACGCGAACAAGCGCAGGCACTGCCCGCTGGGAAAGAGCGCGATGAATTGAACAAGAAAGCGCGCCAACTGGACACCGCAGCGCAGATGAATCTCTGGCTTACATCGCGCGGCCTTCAGCCGCCCACAGGGGGATAG
- a CDS encoding uncharacterized membrane protein YkvA (DUF1232 family) (product_source=COG3339; cog=COG3339; pfam=PF06803; superfamily=51556; transmembrane_helix_parts=Inside_1_27,TMhelix_28_47,Outside_48_56,TMhelix_57_79,Inside_80_99,TMhelix_100_122,Outside_123_135), whose translation MLGDLKSWARALKRDVHALYFAARDPRVPWYVKALALIVAGYALSPIDLIPDFVPVLGYLDDLILVPVGIWLVVALIPSDVMAHCRALATEAGQRPVSKAGAIAIISIWLVSAAAMIWIFLTLGVESKQTDARPA comes from the coding sequence TAAAGCGCGATGTTCATGCGCTCTATTTCGCAGCTCGTGATCCGCGTGTGCCATGGTATGTCAAGGCACTGGCACTCATCGTGGCAGGATATGCGTTGTCGCCGATAGATCTGATCCCCGACTTCGTTCCTGTTCTCGGTTATCTCGACGATCTGATCCTCGTGCCGGTTGGAATCTGGCTTGTCGTCGCGCTTATTCCTTCTGATGTCATGGCGCACTGTCGTGCACTGGCAACTGAGGCGGGACAACGGCCAGTCAGTAAGGCGGGGGCGATCGCCATCATCTCGATCTGGCTTGTAAGTGCGGCAGCGATGATCTGGATCTTTCTGACGCTTGGCGTTGAATCAAAACAAACCGATGCGCGGCCAGCTTGA